TGGACTGTATCCATTGGTTGGATTATACAGAAGTTAGGCAAAAGGAGGAGGAAAGAAAAAATCAAGAGGTGCGCCCCCTTGGTTATCCGCAAGTTTTTTATCCCAAAAAAAACAAGAAAAAGAAGTAGTTAGCTTTATTGGCTAGAGCCAGTAGTTTTTCAAATAAAAATAGGGAAACCATTGCCTATTGCCCATTCCCCATTCCCTGACTTGATTACCCCACTTTTTTCTTAAACGCTAATTAGTCATGATTTGAGGAAAATTGCCGTTCAAAAGTGCTATTTTCGTACTAAAATTCTGCAAAAGTGGGAATTATATATTAAATCATTAAGATTATGACTGAGTCGCAAAAAGTTGCTGTGGGAATTGTGGGTGCTTCTGGTTATGGTGGGGTGCAGTTGGTTAAGTTGCTGTCGGAGCATCCCGAGGTGGAGATTGTATATTTGGGGGGAGATAGCAGTGCTGGAAAAGATTATGCTGATTTGTATCCCCATTTGGGTCATTTGATCCAAAACAAAGTCGAGCCTATTGATTTAGATGTGATAGCTTCTCGTTGTGAGGTGGTATTTTTGGGCTTACCTAATGGTTTGGCTTGTAAGTTTGCTCCTAAGTTGATTGAGAGGGGGTGTAAGGTTTTGGATTTATCGGCGGATTATCGTTTTACAAGTCTTGAAACTTATACGGCGTGGTATCAGACAGAGAGGGATGACGGTGCGATCGCCTCTAGTGCAGTGTATGGCTTACCTGAGTTATATCGAGAACAAATTAAAAATAGTTCCCTCATCGGTTGTCCGGGTTGCTATCCTACGGCTAGTTTACTCGCTCTCTCCCCATTAATTAAACAGGGTTTAATTCTACCTGAAACCATCATTATCGATGCCAAATCGGGTACCTCTGGGGGAGGTAGACAGGGAAAAATTAATTTACTGTTGGCAGAAGCAGATAATTCCCTAGGTGCCTATGGAGTGGCGAAACATAGACATACCCCTGAGATAGAACAAATTTGCTCAGATTTAGCCCGTAGTGATGTCAAAGTCCAATTTACACCCCACTTAATTCCCATGGTAAGGGGCATCCTCTCTACGGTGTATGCTACTTTACGAGATCCCG
The sequence above is a segment of the Cyanobacterium stanieri PCC 7202 genome. Coding sequences within it:
- a CDS encoding N-acetyl-gamma-glutamyl-phosphate reductase (PFAM: Semialdehyde dehydrogenase, dimerisation domain; Semialdehyde dehydrogenase, NAD binding domain~TIGRFAM: N-acetyl-gamma-glutamyl-phosphate reductase, common form~COGs: COG0002 Acetylglutamate semialdehyde dehydrogenase~InterPro IPR000706:IPR000534:IPR012280~KEGG: mar:MAE_19530 N-acetyl-gamma-glutamyl-phosphate reductase~PFAM: Semialdehyde dehydrogenase NAD - binding; Semialdehyde dehydrogenase dimerisation region~PRIAM: N-acetyl-gamma-glutamyl-phosphate reductase~SPTR: N-acetyl-gamma-glutamyl-phosphate reductase;~TIGRFAM: N-acetyl-gamma-glutamyl-phosphate reductase), producing MTESQKVAVGIVGASGYGGVQLVKLLSEHPEVEIVYLGGDSSAGKDYADLYPHLGHLIQNKVEPIDLDVIASRCEVVFLGLPNGLACKFAPKLIERGCKVLDLSADYRFTSLETYTAWYQTERDDGAIASSAVYGLPELYREQIKNSSLIGCPGCYPTASLLALSPLIKQGLILPETIIIDAKSGTSGGGRQGKINLLLAEADNSLGAYGVAKHRHTPEIEQICSDLARSDVKVQFTPHLIPMVRGILSTVYATLRDPGLVREDLITIYNAFYRSSPFVKILPNGTYPQTKWACGTNLAYIGIEVDPRTGRIIVMSAIDNLIKGQAGQAVQCLNLIMGWDEDLGLPKLGFYP